In Cherax quadricarinatus isolate ZL_2023a chromosome 65, ASM3850222v1, whole genome shotgun sequence, the genomic stretch ATAGAGCGTTTGAAATTTTTaaacatagaatcagtaataaggCCTTCAAATGTCTTAGGTTTGTAAGGTGTTTAATGTTTCAGGAAGCAGTTATGACGATGGTCAGATATGAGGAAAGGTTCAGTGTTTGAGGTGACGGAACGCTGTTATCAGACGATCAGATGAGCAGGTGAGGTGTCAGACCACTATTGGACGTCCAGGTGAGCAGGTGAGGTGTCAGACCACTATTGGACGTCCAGGTGAGCAGGTGACGTGTCTGGCTACCGTTGGACGTCCAGGTGAGCAGGTGACGTGTCTGTCTACAATTGGACGTCCAGGTGACTAGGTGAGGCAGTCATACCACGGAGTTCAGAACAGGTaatccagtggtcactgctgccgtggtcCACCATAGTAACACACGGACCACTGAGTACAGTATAAGCaatccagtggtcactgctgcagtggTCCATTTCAGGGCCATTGGTTACCTCACCTTCACATATATTTAGAGGTATACACGTGGAAGTCAAGTATACATGAAGGAAGTATAAGCAGAGTGCTAAGGATACCTACACAAGAAATAAAAAGAGTAAATTAAAGTTAGAAAATTCAGTTCTAAAGGAATAGGAACATATAGATTTAACATTAGTTAATGTTGAGTGGATCAAACTACAAAGTAGAGGTATTGAAAGTAATACTTTAGATAGCTTTAAAATACAGGCTAGTTAATTATATGCTGTAGTAATGGATGAGTGAAGGTCCTATCCTGGCACTGGGCAGTTGGTACAGTACAGCAGTCGTCAGTtcctatgttgttacactgtcttgctGCTGAGCAAGTCCTCTTCTGAGGACGTGGAGGTGGAGATAAGTCCTCTTCTGAGGACGTGGAGGTGGAGATAAGTCCTCTTCTGAGGACGTGGAGGTGGAGATAAGTCCTCTTATGAGGACGTGGAGGTGGAGGTAAGTAGCAGGTGGAgtgaaaatggcataaaatacctaCATGATGTTATTAGAGACACAGAAAGAATTAATTAGGTCACCCCGATGTTGGATGTTTAAGGGGTTGCCAGAATGTTTTTCGCATCACACCTTTCTTTTATCTTAGCAAGAGAAAGCCTCATTCGACTGGTTTCGAATTTTCAACGCTGTTGTACGGTAACTAAGACCAGATTCTAGGAACAACTGGTACGTGAAGATGACCCATGACCAATCTTATTGAgctcattcccagcatcctggtatGACCGAGATAACTTCCTAAatcctgagtgatggaacttCCAACATTCAAGTAAAATGTCTACTAATACAACTACGACAGAAAGTGATATTTAAGTGCGTAAATGTATATCTGATCATTTTATGTGTGGAATAGTGTGAAATAGCGATTCCTTTTTAATCATGTTAGATATAGATGAGTCTTCTTGTGAACGGCTTCAATATATAACgactgattcacgaaatcgtaatgaccgattgcaaacaaaccataccacgggtggagatagaacccgtggtcagagagtcataaaactccagaccgtcgcgttagccactagaccagctagccacaataagattcatccaactaggtatatttctacaccataggaaggttagcacaggcaccactgtgaccacaaatgcaagtttttacagacgaatctcccgccagcgtggccgtgacgaactctagctcaagtcccctcaaagcagtcatcagtggtgcctatgctaaccttcctatggtgtataaatatacctagttggatcaatcttattgtggctagctctggtccagtggctaacgcggtctaaagttttatgactctctgaccgcgggttctatccccacccgtggtatgatttataATGACTGATGCATCTCATGTTTAAGTTCTGTGCTGGCAAATTTGTCACTATTAAATTAGCGTATAAAACTTGAAATTGTTAGAGTCCGTGTGATAACTGGGGAAAGTTTCTTCTGATGGTCATTAAACTTTTAGTCCTGGTGTGTTTTCCAGGAATCAAGGTTGGTGCTGCTACTGGACTGCATAAGTCCCAATTttctaattttattaaataatttgtgtgtgttccaggtgtgtcaGTTCACATTCCACGTGTGTTGCTATGTGCTGAAGGTATGTTAGAGTATTGCAagagtgccagtgtgtgtgttacagatgTCATGATATATCACCGTGTGTCGTAGGTGGTATGAGGGGATTAGTCCTGGTGTTGGCCCTTTGGGCGGTGGCAGCCACAGCAGAGATAGACTGGAAGCCTTCAAGACAGGAGGGCGGAAACCTCCTTCCAACAAGGGCAACGGCAAGGAgatcagcaacaacagccagACTGACAGCTCACACTAGACAGGAGAGTCTTCCTGAACATCGTCCTGTCATCAGAATAGCAGCAGAAACGGTAAGACTACCAAATGTAAGTCTTTGTTTAGTAtgatttacaggccaagagctgttattcaACCTCTGTCCATACagactaagaactgttatcctacctaagctCACTCAGAGCTAATAATATTACTCAACTTATTTCAACGTTAGTGGGTGGTAATGAATTCTGAAATGACAGAAATGACTGGCCTTTTCTCCCAAAATTTTGTGCAGTGACGGGTTCAAGACCTTGAAGTAGGAAGTGATGGTAGATAGAGGTAGTAGTTGATGGTAGACAGAGGCAGCAGTTCATGGTAGACAGAGGCGGCAGTAGTTGATAACAGAttagacagtagcagcagctgatgaTAACAAGATAAAATAATAACAAGCAGAAAGTTGATTCCTAAACACTAATAAACTTAATATCCATTACCTTCACTATTTTACTAATAGTGATCATTCTATCAGTGGCAGCCATATTTCCTGATCAGCTGTGACGGTGGTGGCACTCCTGTGTACTCTGGCATCATGTGGGACCTTCTCTTGATTATCTTAGATAAGATGAATCTCAGGTGCGTATTGACCTATCTGTAGTGACCAATTAATAAAGACCCATTAGTTATAACCTATTACTGATTCAGTATTAATATTGACTCGTTTTCATAGTTtgtttgagtgtatgtgtgtaatgcTGTTTTGTTTACCATGTGTTGGTCTTAGGTTCGAGATTGTGCGTCCTCCTGATGGGTTATGGGGCGTGGCTGACGCTAATGGGTCGTGGAACGGCATGTTGGGAATGATTCAGAGGCAGGTGGGAGTTATGGGACTGGTCATTCCACCTGAGATTACAGTCACAACGATGGTGGGGGTTGTGACTACATTTGTGTGTCACAGatcacacgcaaacacacacagacacagacagacagaccgacagacagacagacagatagatagacagacagacagacagacagacagacaggcacacacacacacacacacgcacacacacacacacacacgctgttgCTTTATGAAAGCCTTTACTGAAGCAACGTTTGGCTTGGAGACCTAGTAGAAGGTGATCTCTGAGCGACACGTTGTCTCAATAAAGGTGTTTTgctctataaataacaaaaaatgaTGTTATATACTgtagaaacacacacaaaaaggAGACACGACTTTgctacacagtgaacattctaATGCTGACAAACATGACAACAGAACCTCCATTATGAGATACTTGGAGCCAGAATCACTACGAGATGTGACCTGGTCTCTTTGGATGAAGTGGGAACGATAACCTTTACGAAATATCACTTATGCTGACTAAAAAGTCACATTACCatgggtggaacaattcacagatcAATTACGTTCTTGTCAAAGGCCGTTCTTTGCATATTTTCTGCCTGATCATATTGTGCTTAGATGGAATAATAACGTAATCCTTAACGAAATGTTAATTATGATCATACCATTGCCCGTTGTTTGCATTTTCTGCCTCTTTACTATACGACTTGATGTATGAAGGCTATTACTGTTTGCTAGGAGGTGGATATGGCCCTGGGTCCCTTCGCTGTGTCGTACCAGCGTACCAAAGTAGCAGATTTCCCAGCTACTATCTTCGTGCTCCCTCACCGTTTGTACCTGGCCAGACCCACAGGCTCGTACAGTCTTTGTGACTTCGTCAGGCTGTATCAACCCAAGGTAACTACCTCCTCTATATTTTGTATAATACATCTCCATCGACGAGAAGATCTTGTATAATACAACTCCATCCACTAGAAGGGTGTATGTCCCAGTGTATACTATACATCTGAAAGCTTACTTTAATctttattttaggtattaaagtattcttgactggtgatgaagAGGTGACCTGCaaccttgatgaccctcgtgtggtcgatAGGGTTTAAACCCTATTAACCAGTCTCATATTTCTTCACTCACTTATGGACATAACATCGCATTTCTTACACCGCAGGTGTAGGGGTATGTGTGTCTCGTTACACAGGTGTAGTTCCTGTTGGTGTGGGTGATTGTGTCACTCATCACACAGGTGTGGGTGATTGTGTCACTCATCACACAGGTGTGGGTGATTGTGTCACTCATCACACAGGTGTGGGTGATTGTGTCACTCATGACACAGGTGTGGGTGATTGTGTCACTCATCACACAGGTGTGGGTGATTGTGTCACTCATGACACAGGTGTGGGTGATTGTGTCACTCATGACACAGGTGTGGGTGATTGTGTCACTCATCACACAGGTGTGGGTGATTGTGTCACTCATCACACAGGTGTGGGTGATTGTGTCACTCATCACACAGGTGTGGGTGATTGTGTCACTCATCACACAGGTGTGGGTGATTGTGTCACTCATCACACAGGTGTGGGTGATTGTGTCACTCATCACACAGGTGTGGGTGATTGTGTCACTCATCACACAGGTGTGGGTGATTGTGTCACTCATCACACAGGTGTGGGTGATTGTGTCACTCATCACACAGGTGTGGGTGATTGTGTCACTCATCACACAGGTGTGGGTGATTGTGTCACTCATCACACAGGTGTGGGTGATTGTGTCACTCATCACACAGGTGTGGGTGATTGTGTCACTCATCACACAGGTGTGGGTGATTGTGCCACTCATCacacaggtgtgggtgatggtggtggtgagtatcgTCGTGACTACAGCAGCAGTATGGCTCACTACAGGCGTCAAAGGCTCTTTTAACCCCGTCAAGAACACCTCCTTCAGAAGgaccaccacctccttcacctacatATTCCTGCACGTGTGGGGCGCCCTCCTACAGGCGTGTGAGTAGCTCGGTTTCACTCCTTACGAAATCACTGTGTAATATAACTACACGAGACACATACAACGATTGTAGTGAAAGACGgaggatccacacacacacacacacacacacacacacacacacacacacacacacacacacacacacacacacacacacacacacacacacacacacacacacacacacacacatatgagaataataataataataataataataataataataataataataataataataataataataaaattatgttattattttaattatattcATTATTACAAAAagtaagctctaaacccgtaattGTTTACTTGACAGCTGGCACTTGGAAGGAGCGAGGTGCCAGTGGCTGGTTGATGGGAGTGTGgctgctggtggcagtggtgctggCTAGCACCTACGGCAGTGCCTTGGTTGCTACACTGACAGTGCCACGTGTGGCACTTCCTATCTCCTCCGTGGAACAGCTGGTGGAACAGACAGCTGTTCCCTGGAGGCTGGAACAGGGAGGCATCATCCTGCAGACTTTTAAGGTTTGACACAAGGCTAGAGTTACAAAGTCTGACGTTATGGTATTGTGCTTTGCAGATTTGAGACGATGTTATGCTTCGTAAGTTTAAAGCAAAGTTATCGTTTGTAGGTTTTGCCTGGtaggcaaaagctctcgcttcacaaacTGAGTGtcagggttcgatccccggcaagggtgaaaacatttggcacgtttccttacaccggttgtctatgttcacccatcagtaaaatgggtacctgggtgttagtcgattggttatgggtcgcatcctgggacaaaattgacctaatttgcccgaaatgctcagtataacaaggggctttttatacagtagtatgtcattgatgtcagctatggtctgtataccttgtacatgtacttgtagaaataaagacattataattattattattgttcgtAGGTTTGACGCAAAGTACCGAAGAAGCTTTAGGTTTGATGGGTttgaaatttgaatttgaatttgtcgCGTTTGATGCCTAACGACTGCAGGATAGTCATCAGTACTACCTATAGACGCTATCAAGACTTTTCCATTTCACTTATAAAATAAATATTcctcctcgtctctctctctctctcttagactGATACTCGCtcctagtgggcgaaacgtctcttaaATAAAAGTAACCAGGTGTTCCGTGGCATTTCGTTCACTAACTTGTTGATACTCTAGACTTCTGGTCTAGTTCTACACTCTCGTCCCGAAGATGGTTCGTGAACGGCCGAAATCTAGTCCCAGTTTTACCTCCAATGAGCAAGTTATTTGTGAAACACTAAAAACTTTTAAAGCATACAAACTGGTATATaaacattattgcatacacatggAACATAAACATTCAGGCTAGTTAACATTAGCAAGCAAACACTTACCAAAGCAGCTTTAAGTGAAAAGTTAGCAGCATTAGGTGAAAAGTTAGCAGCATTAGGTGACAAGTTAGCAGCATTAGGTGACAAGTTAGCAGCATTAGGTGACAAGTTAGCAGCATTAGGTGACAAGTTAGCAGCATTAGGTGACAAGTTAGCAGCATTAGGTGACAAGTTAGCAGCATTAGGTGACAAGTTAGCAGCATTAGGTGACAAGTTAGCAGCATTAGGTGACAAGCTAGCAGCATTAGGTAACAAGTTAGCAGCATTAGGTGACAAGCTAGCAGCATTAGGTAACAAGTTAGCAGCATTAGGTGACACGTTAGCAGCATTAGGTGACAAGCTAGCAACATTAGGTAACAAGTTAGCAGCATTAGGTGACAAGTTAGCAGCATTAGGTGACAAGCTAGCAGCATTAGGTGACAAGTTAGCAGCATTAGATAACAAGTTAGCAGCATTAGGTGGCAAGCTAGCAGCATTAGGTAACAAGTTAGCAGCATTAGGTGACAAGTTAGCAGCATTAGATGACAAGTTAGCAGCATTAGGTGACAAGTTAGCAGCATTAGGTGACAAGTTAGCAGCATTAGGTGACAAGTTAGCAGCATTAGGTGACAAGTTAGCAGCATTAGGTGACAAGTTAGCAGCATTAGGTGACAAGTTAGCAGCATTAGGTGACAAGTTAGCAGCATTAGGTGACAAGTTAGCAGCATTAGGTGACAAGTTAGCAGCATTAGGTGACAAGTTAGCAGCATTAGGTGACAAGTTAGCAGCATTAAGTGACAAGTTAGCAGCATTAGGTGACAAGTTAGCAGCATTAGGTGACAAGTTAGCAGCATTAAGTGACAAGTTAGCAGCATTAGGTGACAAGTTAGCAGCATTAGGTGACAAGTTAGCAGCATTAAGTGACAAGTTAGCAGCATTAGGTGACAAGTTAGCAGCATTAGGTGACAAGTTAGCAGCATTAAGTGACAAGTTAGCAGCATTAGGTGACAAGTTAGCAGCATTAGGTGACAAGTTAGCAGCATTAGGTGACAAGTTAGCAGCATTAGGTGACAAGTTAGCAGCATTAGGTGACAAGTTAGCAGCATTAGGTGACAAGTTAGCAGCATTAAGTGACAAGTTAGCAGCATTAGGTGACAAGTTAGCAGCATTAGGTGACAAGTTAGCAGCATTAGGTGACAAGTTAGCAGCATTAGGTGACAAGTTAGCAGCATTAGGTGACAAGTTAGCAGCATTAGGTGACAAGTTAGCAGCATTAAGTGACAAGTTTGCAGCATTAGGTGACAAGTTAGCAGCATTAAGTGACAAGTTAGCAGCATTAAGTGACAAGTTTGCAGCATTAGGTGACAAGTTAGCAGCATTAAGTGACAAGTTAGCAGCATTAGGTGACAAGTTAGCAGCATTCGGTGACAAGTTAGCAACATTAAGTGACAAGTTAGCAGCATTAGGTGACAAGTTAGCAGCATTAAGTGACAAGTTAGCAGCATTAGGTGACAAGTTAGCAGCATTAAGTGACAAGTTAGCAGCATTAGGTGACAAGTTAGCAGCATTAAGTGACAAGTTAGCAGCATTAGGTGACAAGTTAGCAGCATTAAGTGACAAGTTAGCAGCATTAGGTGACAAGTTAGCAGCATTAAGTGACAAGTTAGCAGCATTAGGTAGGATGAAGGGATAGAGTGAACAAGTGAAGAACAATGAAGAACAGTGAACAATGAACAAATGTGACGATAACAGTAGCTGAAACGATTCACTGATAACCCACATCCGAGGAGGAATCTCTGGACTACGTTTCGCTCCGTCTTGGGCCGAAACGTCACAAGGGAACGAAAGAAGGAGGAAAATCATAAGACATGTTGGAACGAGTGAATAAAGAAGAGTTGGAAGATTGGTGAGTGatggtattaataataataataataataataataataataataataataataataataataataataataataataataataataataaaatcaataacaatattattaataacgacaataataatttattattaatattaataataattttattatcagtagtggaagtagtgggtgttgtagtagtagtagtagtagtagtagtagtagtagtaggtgcggtagtaacagcagtgttgtagttgtagtggtaataacagtaacagtgatAGTAGCACCTCGCGACTGCATTTTTTCCTGAACCTGCTGACCCATTTTTATATAACCTGGTGCATGGGtgctgacctctctctctctctctctctctctctctctctctccacgtgACCTGGTGTCGGGTCAGACGGCTGAGGTGAAGCTGTACAAGAAACTACTGGCTGGGTCAGAGGGTGTCTTCCCAGACTGCTTCGCTTCTCGCTACGACATCGCTCAGGGGAAGTTCGCAGGTGAGTCCTCTAACAAGTGCGCTGCCACTCTATTATACCTCTCTGATGGTGAAGCAATACTCACTAGTTTACTTATGACTCAATAGAGTTTCTAACCAAGATCTATGgtttgtgttactgtg encodes the following:
- the LOC128700578 gene encoding uncharacterized protein; its protein translation is MRGLVLVLALWAVAATAEIDWKPSRQEGGNLLPTRATARRSATTARLTAHTRQESLPEHRPVIRIAAETWQPYFLISCDGGGTPVYSGIMWDLLLIILDKMNLRFEIVRPPDGLWGVADANGSWNGMLGMIQRQEVDMALGPFAVSYQRTKVADFPATIFVLPHRLYLARPTGSYSLCDFVRLYQPKVWVIVSLITQVWVIVSLITQVWVIVSLMTQVWVIVSLITQVWVIVSLMTQVWVIVSLMTQVWVIVSLITQVWVIVSLITQVWVIVSLITQVWVIVSLITQVWVIVSLITQVWVIVSLITQVWVIVSLITQVWVIVSLITQVWVIVSLITQVWVIVSLITQVWVIVSLITQVWVIVSLITQVWVIVSLITQVWVIVPLITQVWVMVVVSIVVTTAAVWLTTGVKGSFNPVKNTSFRRTTTSFTYIFLHVWGALLQASGTWKERGASGWLMGVWLLVAVVLASTYGSALVATLTVPRVALPISSVEQLVEQTAVPWRLEQGGIILQTFKTAEVKLYKKLLAGSEGVFPDCFASRYDIAQGKFAGLCDVLAGEMMVAESYSESGRCEFFSPRENIVTHSYTMIMKKGSTLTNHLNFWLSQLQERGWVEQLVRRSVNNGSICNLPPGQEDGHHPPTPLTIYQMWGVFAILVAGVGVAGLTFLVELIITLTSK